In Simplicispira sp. 125, one DNA window encodes the following:
- a CDS encoding short-chain fatty acyl-CoA regulator family protein has product MRKTFMGVQLRRLREERGMTQVALARALGLSASYLNQIEQNQRPMTVPVLLKINAELGVDVQRFSDDEEARLVAGLCDVLADQPPSTAPVGAGGIAGTATQVSMAEIRELAASMPAVARTLMGLHTRHRQALERIEALSERLGDERGTQGGAALPPMAYEEVRDYFFAHHNHMAELDDAAERCAAQWQLEPRRAEAALVQRLAQAHSVRVVTSGPDAPVLAGGAQRLYDPAVGVLYLASLLEPGQRNFQLATQLAFLEMEPVLQRLAQDARLSSPQARQLARIGLANYFAGALLMPYTAFLQAAEAERYDIERLGQRFGVGFEAVCHRLSMLQRPQARGVPFIFIRVDRAGNISKRQSATHFHFSRVGGTCPLWNVYEAFAQPGRIVTQLARMPDGRTYLWVARTVQHSGGAWGAPGKLHAVALGCDIQHAPRWVYAQGLNLTDPAAAVPIGMGCKVCERTDCPQRAFPPMGREVAVDERRSTLAPYPVVQARAG; this is encoded by the coding sequence ATGCGAAAAACTTTCATGGGCGTGCAGTTGCGCCGCCTGCGCGAAGAGCGCGGAATGACCCAGGTGGCTCTGGCGCGTGCGCTGGGGCTTTCGGCCAGCTACCTGAACCAGATCGAGCAGAACCAGCGGCCCATGACGGTGCCGGTGCTGCTCAAGATCAACGCCGAACTGGGTGTGGACGTGCAGCGCTTCTCGGACGACGAAGAGGCCCGCCTGGTGGCTGGCTTGTGCGATGTGCTGGCCGACCAGCCGCCCAGCACTGCACCCGTGGGTGCGGGGGGGATTGCGGGCACGGCCACCCAGGTGTCGATGGCTGAAATCCGCGAGCTGGCGGCCAGCATGCCCGCCGTGGCACGCACGCTGATGGGCTTGCACACCCGCCACCGGCAGGCGCTCGAGCGCATCGAGGCCTTGTCCGAGCGCCTGGGCGATGAGCGCGGCACGCAGGGCGGGGCGGCGCTGCCGCCCATGGCCTATGAAGAGGTACGCGACTACTTTTTTGCCCACCACAACCACATGGCCGAGCTGGACGATGCGGCCGAGCGCTGCGCTGCGCAGTGGCAGCTGGAGCCGCGCCGTGCCGAAGCGGCCCTGGTGCAGCGGCTAGCGCAGGCACACAGCGTACGTGTCGTCACGTCGGGCCCCGATGCGCCCGTACTGGCCGGGGGCGCCCAGCGCCTGTACGACCCGGCGGTCGGCGTGCTCTATCTGGCCAGCCTGCTGGAGCCGGGCCAACGCAATTTTCAGCTGGCAACGCAGCTGGCGTTTCTGGAAATGGAGCCCGTTCTGCAGCGCCTGGCCCAGGACGCTCGCCTGTCGAGCCCGCAGGCGCGCCAGCTGGCGCGCATTGGCCTGGCAAATTACTTTGCGGGTGCGCTGCTCATGCCTTACACCGCCTTCCTGCAGGCCGCTGAGGCCGAGCGCTACGACATCGAGCGGCTGGGGCAGCGCTTTGGCGTCGGTTTCGAGGCGGTGTGCCACCGCTTGTCGATGTTGCAGCGGCCCCAGGCGCGCGGCGTGCCGTTCATCTTTATTCGGGTGGACCGGGCGGGCAACATCTCCAAACGCCAGTCGGCCACGCATTTCCACTTCTCGCGCGTGGGTGGCACGTGCCCTTTGTGGAATGTGTACGAGGCCTTTGCCCAGCCCGGGCGCATCGTCACGCAACTGGCGCGCATGCCCGACGGGCGCACCTATCTGTGGGTGGCGCGCACCGTGCAGCACAGCGGCGGTGCCTGGGGCGCACCGGGCAAGCTGCACGCGGTGGCACTGGGCTGCGACATCCAGCACGCGCCGCGCTGGGTGTATGCCCAGGGGCTGAACCTGACCGACCCGGCCGCCGCCGTGCCCATCGGCATGGGCTGCAAGGTGTGTGAGCGCACCGACTGCCCGCAACGCGCCTTCCCGCCCATGGGCCGCGAGGTGGCCGTTGACGAGCGTCGCAGCACGCTGGCACCGTACCCGGTGGTGCAGGCGCGGGCCGGGTAG
- a CDS encoding DUF1501 domain-containing protein, with product MHAPHPFDPDSASRRAFLRRGGALSLAASAAPWALTLSAISDAAAQSAPDYKALVCVFLQGGNDHWNTLVPYDTTHHALYQGLRSNIAYSRDALAPCVLQPTTAATDGRQFALAPTLSAGLLPLFNQGHLAVLHNVGTLAQPTTKAQYMARSVPLPPKLFSHNDQQSYWQASSAEGAVRGWGGRLGDLAVASNGISTFTCINVSGNAVFLSGDTAIPYQVTTSGPVPVTGIKSPLFGSSAASQALRQLMTASSPHWLANEHARIAQRSIQSGELLTSALAGTPVPTPFPTGNRLADQLALVARMIAARQQLGAKRQVFFVSIGGFDTHDNQLGVHPGLLGQVGNALAAFYRATEVLGIASQVTAFTASDFGRTLVSNNDGSDHGWGAAQFVLGGAVQGGRFVGPAPLPANNGPDDVGQGRLLPALAVEQYAGTLARWFGVSASDLPLVLPRLSQFTEKDLGFMVA from the coding sequence ATGCACGCACCCCACCCGTTTGACCCCGACAGTGCATCGCGCCGGGCCTTTCTGCGCCGTGGCGGCGCCTTGTCTCTGGCGGCCAGCGCCGCGCCCTGGGCGTTGACCCTTTCCGCCATCAGCGACGCGGCGGCCCAAAGCGCCCCCGACTACAAGGCGCTGGTCTGCGTTTTTCTGCAAGGGGGCAACGACCACTGGAACACGCTGGTGCCCTACGACACCACGCACCACGCGCTCTACCAGGGGTTGCGCAGCAACATCGCCTACAGCCGCGATGCCCTGGCGCCCTGCGTTCTGCAACCCACAACCGCTGCCACCGATGGCCGCCAGTTTGCCCTGGCGCCTACGCTGTCAGCGGGGCTGCTGCCCTTGTTCAACCAAGGCCATCTGGCGGTGCTGCACAACGTGGGCACGCTGGCCCAGCCCACCACCAAGGCGCAGTACATGGCGCGCTCGGTGCCGCTGCCCCCCAAGCTTTTTTCGCACAACGACCAGCAGTCGTACTGGCAGGCGTCCTCGGCCGAGGGCGCCGTGCGGGGCTGGGGCGGGCGGCTGGGTGACCTGGCCGTCGCCAGCAATGGCATCTCCACCTTCACGTGCATTAACGTCTCCGGCAATGCGGTGTTTCTGTCGGGCGACACGGCCATTCCCTACCAAGTAACGACCAGCGGACCCGTGCCTGTCACCGGCATCAAGAGTCCGCTTTTTGGCTCCAGCGCGGCATCCCAGGCGCTGCGCCAACTCATGACGGCATCGTCACCGCACTGGCTGGCCAACGAGCATGCCCGGATTGCACAGCGCAGCATCCAGTCGGGCGAATTACTCACCAGTGCACTGGCTGGCACGCCCGTGCCCACGCCCTTCCCCACGGGCAACCGGCTGGCCGACCAGTTGGCGCTGGTGGCTCGCATGATCGCTGCACGCCAACAATTGGGCGCCAAACGGCAGGTGTTTTTTGTTTCGATTGGTGGGTTCGACACGCACGACAACCAGTTGGGCGTTCACCCGGGCCTGCTGGGCCAGGTAGGCAACGCACTGGCCGCGTTCTACCGCGCTACCGAAGTGCTGGGCATCGCCTCGCAGGTCACCGCCTTCACGGCATCCGACTTTGGCCGCACGCTGGTCAGCAACAACGACGGATCTGACCATGGTTGGGGTGCGGCGCAGTTTGTGCTGGGCGGCGCGGTGCAAGGAGGCCGTTTTGTGGGGCCTGCGCCCCTGCCCGCCAACAACGGCCCCGACGATGTGGGCCAGGGGCGCCTCCTGCCCGCCCTGGCGGTTGAGCAATATGCCGGAACGCTGGCACGCTGGTTTGGTGTGTCCGCATCCGATCTGCCCCTGGTGCTGCCCCGATTGAGCCAGTTCACTGAAAAGGACCTGGGCTTCATGGTGGCATGA
- the smc gene encoding chromosome segregation protein SMC, whose amino-acid sequence MRLNSIKLSGFKSFAEPTNFLLPGQLVGVVGPNGCGKSNIMDAVRWVLGESKASELRGESMQDVIFNGTNTRKPASRSSVELIFDNADHRAGGQWNQYGEIAVKRVLTRDGSSSYYINNQPVRRRDVQDVFLGTGLGPRAYAIIGQGTISRIIESRPEELRLFLEEAAGVSKYKERRRETENRLHDTRENLTRVEDILRELNANLDKLEKQAEVAARYNALQADVTLKQQQQWFLKRADAEAEQDKVRMDGLQAVNDLEARMADLRHVESELETIRQAHYAAGDQVNQAQGKLYEATAEVGRLEAEIRYVVEGRQRVEQRLVQLAEQIAQWQARREEADAELERLAGAGVDAEEKAELLAAQVEEQAMRLPDLEEALRQSQNHANEQRSAVVQVQQQIQVLAAEQRNIDEQSRQFETRFERLRADRNALAAPDEARLANLRSQLDEAQEAQELTAARLEELQETVPRLDEERRERQQAVNQETARQTDLSARMEALKALQEKVKTDGKLRPWLAKHGLDGLQGLWSRIHIEPGWENALEAALRERLSALEVGRLDMVRGFVGAAGADAPPARLAFFTPPAAAVPAPAGSLPRLADLLRLEDAGLRAVLTDWLQGCYTAQTLDEALNRRGQLQAGEAIFVPGGHAVTAHSVGFYAQDSEQSGLLARAQEIEHLEKELRAQALISEEARTALVRAESGYADAAQRLTTVRREASEAQGRTHELQVEHLRLSQLVEQTRARSEQIGADLAEVEAQLADLQERRVTAEARFEELDMQLADNQERHAQLGDRVIEAERKLAESREQQRSLERQAQEATFSQRSLEARRAELARTLDTADTQARALQDERQRAQGELERLSDAAAQGGLQDVLALKMEREKQLAAQRNQYDDLTARLRASDERRMQLERAMDPLRARITELQLKEQAARLGLEQYTTLLQDAQADLEAVAQSVADGKVRLSGLQSDIDRLHREIAALGAVNLAALEELAIASERKTFLDAQTADLTEAMNTLENAIRKIDAETRDMLSSTFDAVNQHFGRMFPELFGGGQARLIITGDEILDSGVQVMAQPPGKKNQTIHLLSGGEKALTAIALVFAIFQLNPAPFCLLDEVDAPLDDANTERYAKLVTSMSKQGTQFLFISHNKIAMEMAEQLIGVTMQEQGVSRIVAVDMESALSMADT is encoded by the coding sequence GTGCGTCTCAACTCCATCAAACTCTCCGGCTTCAAGTCGTTTGCTGAACCGACCAACTTCCTGCTGCCTGGCCAACTGGTGGGCGTGGTGGGGCCCAACGGTTGCGGCAAGTCCAACATCATGGATGCGGTGCGCTGGGTGCTGGGCGAGTCCAAGGCGAGCGAGCTGCGCGGCGAGTCGATGCAGGACGTGATCTTTAACGGCACCAACACCCGCAAGCCTGCCAGCCGCTCCAGTGTGGAGCTGATTTTTGACAACGCCGACCACCGCGCCGGAGGCCAGTGGAACCAGTATGGCGAGATCGCCGTCAAGCGCGTGCTGACGCGCGACGGCAGCAGCAGCTACTACATCAACAACCAGCCGGTGCGTCGGCGCGACGTGCAGGACGTTTTTCTGGGCACGGGCCTGGGGCCGCGCGCCTACGCCATCATTGGCCAGGGCACCATCAGCCGCATCATCGAGTCGCGCCCCGAAGAACTGCGCCTGTTCCTCGAAGAGGCGGCCGGCGTCTCCAAATACAAAGAGCGCAGGCGCGAGACCGAAAACCGCCTGCACGACACGCGCGAAAACCTCACGCGGGTGGAAGACATTCTGCGCGAGCTGAACGCCAACCTCGACAAGCTCGAAAAGCAGGCCGAGGTGGCCGCGCGCTACAACGCGCTGCAGGCGGACGTCACCCTCAAGCAGCAGCAGCAGTGGTTCTTGAAGCGCGCCGACGCCGAGGCCGAGCAGGACAAGGTGCGCATGGACGGCCTGCAGGCCGTGAACGACCTGGAAGCGCGTATGGCCGACCTGCGCCATGTCGAGTCCGAGCTGGAGACCATCCGCCAGGCGCATTACGCCGCGGGTGACCAGGTCAACCAGGCGCAAGGCAAACTTTACGAAGCCACGGCCGAAGTGGGCCGCCTGGAGGCCGAGATCCGTTACGTGGTGGAAGGGCGCCAGCGCGTGGAGCAGCGCCTGGTCCAGCTGGCCGAGCAAATTGCGCAATGGCAGGCCCGCCGCGAGGAGGCCGATGCCGAGCTGGAACGACTGGCCGGTGCCGGGGTGGACGCCGAAGAAAAGGCCGAACTGCTCGCCGCGCAGGTGGAAGAGCAAGCCATGCGCCTGCCCGATCTGGAAGAGGCCCTGCGTCAAAGCCAGAACCACGCCAATGAGCAGCGCAGCGCCGTGGTGCAGGTGCAGCAGCAAATCCAGGTGCTGGCGGCCGAGCAGCGCAACATCGACGAACAAAGCCGCCAGTTTGAAACCCGTTTCGAGCGCCTGCGCGCCGACCGCAACGCCCTGGCCGCCCCAGACGAGGCCCGCCTGGCCAACCTGCGCAGCCAGCTCGACGAAGCCCAGGAAGCGCAGGAACTGACCGCCGCCCGGCTGGAAGAACTGCAGGAAACCGTGCCCCGGCTCGACGAAGAGCGGCGCGAGCGCCAGCAGGCCGTGAACCAGGAAACAGCGCGCCAGACCGACCTGTCCGCGCGCATGGAGGCCCTCAAGGCGCTGCAGGAAAAGGTCAAAACCGACGGCAAGCTGCGCCCCTGGCTGGCCAAGCATGGGCTAGACGGCCTGCAGGGCCTGTGGAGCCGCATCCACATCGAGCCCGGCTGGGAAAATGCCCTGGAAGCCGCCCTGCGCGAGCGTTTGAGCGCACTGGAAGTCGGGCGCCTGGACATGGTGCGCGGCTTTGTCGGCGCCGCCGGTGCCGACGCCCCCCCAGCGCGGCTGGCGTTTTTTACCCCACCGGCCGCTGCCGTGCCTGCCCCGGCAGGCAGCCTGCCGCGCCTGGCCGACCTGCTGCGCCTGGAAGATGCAGGCCTGCGCGCCGTGCTGACCGACTGGCTGCAAGGCTGCTACACCGCCCAGACCCTGGACGAAGCCCTGAACCGGCGCGGCCAGCTGCAGGCCGGTGAAGCCATTTTTGTGCCCGGCGGCCATGCGGTGACGGCGCACAGCGTGGGCTTTTATGCCCAGGATTCCGAACAATCGGGCCTGCTGGCCCGCGCCCAGGAAATCGAGCATCTCGAAAAAGAGCTGCGCGCCCAGGCCCTGATCAGTGAAGAAGCGCGCACCGCGCTGGTGCGCGCCGAATCGGGCTACGCCGACGCGGCGCAGCGCCTGACCACGGTGCGCCGCGAAGCCAGCGAGGCCCAGGGCCGCACGCACGAGCTACAGGTCGAGCACCTGCGCCTGTCACAACTGGTGGAGCAGACGCGCGCGCGCAGCGAGCAGATTGGCGCCGATCTGGCCGAGGTCGAGGCGCAGCTGGCCGACCTGCAGGAGCGCCGCGTGACCGCCGAGGCACGCTTTGAAGAACTCGACATGCAACTGGCCGACAACCAGGAGCGCCACGCCCAACTGGGCGACCGCGTGATCGAGGCCGAGCGCAAGCTGGCCGAGAGCCGCGAACAGCAGCGCAGCCTGGAGCGCCAGGCACAAGAGGCCACGTTCTCGCAGCGCAGCCTGGAAGCCCGCCGCGCCGAGCTGGCGCGCACGCTGGACACGGCCGACACCCAGGCCCGGGCCCTGCAGGATGAACGCCAGCGCGCCCAGGGCGAACTCGAACGACTGTCCGACGCCGCTGCGCAAGGCGGCCTGCAAGACGTGCTGGCGCTCAAGATGGAGCGCGAAAAGCAACTGGCCGCGCAGCGCAACCAGTACGACGACCTGACCGCCCGGTTGCGGGCCAGCGATGAGCGGCGCATGCAGCTCGAACGCGCCATGGACCCGCTGCGCGCGCGCATCACCGAACTGCAGCTCAAGGAACAGGCGGCGCGCCTGGGGCTGGAGCAATACACCACGCTGTTGCAGGACGCCCAGGCCGACCTGGAGGCCGTGGCCCAATCGGTGGCCGATGGCAAGGTGCGCCTGTCCGGCTTGCAGTCGGACATCGACCGCCTGCACCGCGAGATTGCTGCGCTGGGCGCGGTAAACCTGGCCGCGCTGGAAGAACTGGCCATCGCCAGCGAGCGCAAGACCTTCCTGGATGCGCAGACCGCCGACCTGACGGAAGCGATGAATACGCTGGAGAACGCCATCCGCAAGATCGACGCCGAAACGCGCGACATGCTGTCAAGCACGTTCGACGCCGTCAACCAGCATTTCGGGCGCATGTTCCCCGAGCTGTTTGGCGGCGGGCAGGCGCGGCTCATCATCACCGGCGACGAAATTCTGGATTCGGGCGTGCAGGTCATGGCCCAGCCGCCGGGCAAAAAGAACCAGACCATCCACCTGCTCTCGGGCGGCGAAAAAGCCCTCACCGCCATTGCGCTGGTGTTCGCCATCTTCCAGCTCAACCCGGCGCCGTTCTGCCTGCTCGACGAGGTGGACGCGCCGCTGGACGACGCCAACACCGAACGCTACGCCAAGCTGGTGACCAGCATGAGCAAGCAGGGCACCCAGTTCCTGTTCATCAGCCACAACAAGATCGCCATGGAAATGGCCGAGCAACTGATCGGCGTGACCATGCAGGAGCAGGGCGTCTCGCGCATCGTGGCGGTAGACATGGAATCCGCCCTGTCCATGGCCGATACATGA
- a CDS encoding cell division protein FtsZ, which produces MSTLQISLAVIGAVLLALIVAYNAWTTHRNTPRKALPPEGERKPESPARQEPALDTELAPVPVSAVHGLDHGPDPSLHGVDLDDALALPVPPPGSHDRWGLLDPLIDAIAPIVPEHPVSGEAALAALPPTRRAGSKPFSIEGLNETTQRWETPAPHQRYRSFQAGVQLANRMGALNEIEFSEFVMKTQSFADALNAAPDFPDMLQEVARARELDQFASEHDAQLAFMLRARQAAWSPGYLQQNAGRQGFLPGAIPGRMVLPSTTAGRTTMLVLGFDTQAALSDDPEQSAIRELSISLDVAQVHRSEQPFARLREVAAALCEDMDGVLCDQNGTPLPAMAMDPIAADLEQLYDQLDSRDLSAGSLQARRVFS; this is translated from the coding sequence ATGAGCACCCTGCAAATCAGCCTGGCCGTCATTGGCGCCGTGTTGCTGGCCCTGATCGTGGCCTACAACGCCTGGACCACCCACCGCAACACCCCGCGCAAGGCGCTGCCACCCGAGGGCGAGCGTAAACCCGAGTCGCCCGCCCGCCAGGAACCCGCGCTCGACACCGAGCTTGCGCCAGTGCCCGTCAGCGCAGTGCACGGCCTGGACCACGGCCCGGACCCGTCCCTGCACGGTGTGGACCTGGACGACGCCCTGGCACTGCCTGTGCCGCCCCCGGGCAGCCACGACCGCTGGGGCCTGCTGGACCCGCTGATCGACGCCATTGCGCCCATCGTGCCCGAGCACCCCGTCTCGGGCGAAGCCGCCCTGGCGGCCCTGCCGCCCACGCGCCGTGCAGGCAGCAAGCCGTTTTCCATCGAGGGCCTGAACGAAACCACACAGCGCTGGGAAACCCCCGCTCCCCACCAGCGCTACCGGTCGTTCCAGGCGGGGGTGCAACTGGCCAACCGCATGGGCGCGCTCAACGAGATCGAATTCTCGGAATTCGTCATGAAGACCCAGTCTTTTGCCGACGCACTGAACGCCGCCCCGGACTTCCCGGACATGCTGCAGGAAGTCGCCCGCGCACGCGAGCTGGACCAGTTCGCCAGCGAGCACGATGCGCAACTGGCCTTCATGCTGCGCGCGCGCCAGGCGGCCTGGAGCCCTGGGTACCTTCAACAAAATGCGGGCCGGCAAGGCTTTTTGCCAGGAGCCATCCCCGGGCGCATGGTGCTGCCCTCGACCACTGCGGGCCGCACCACGATGCTGGTGCTGGGCTTTGATACGCAGGCCGCCCTGTCTGACGACCCCGAGCAATCGGCGATCCGCGAGTTGTCCATCAGCCTGGATGTCGCCCAGGTGCATCGCAGCGAACAGCCCTTTGCCCGCCTGCGGGAAGTGGCTGCAGCCCTGTGCGAGGACATGGATGGCGTGCTGTGCGACCAGAACGGCACGCCCCTGCCCGCCATGGCCATGGACCCCATTGCCGCCGACCTGGAACAGCTTTACGACCAGCTCGACAGCCGCGATCTTTCGGCTGGCTCGTTGCAGGCGCGCCGTGTGTTCAGCTAG
- a CDS encoding DUF1800 domain-containing protein encodes MTAPPSLSLDAEPVSETRPVTAPRHLIATPAIVAASTLALAACGGGSDGEANPDTGVPEPDGAGPSLPDTRSLEETALFLGQATLGAGRAEIQALARRPLNDWLTEQFALPPTSSHVAWLYANGYDAEEFRYSQRGMDNTVWRAFIGGADALRQRVVLALSEICVVSVLGVDSAWRQFALGNYLDILQTHAFGNYRQLLEALTLSPAMGYYLTYRGNAKANPKTGSQPDENYARELMQLFTIGLVQLQDDGTPVVRGGNPVETYRGEDVSGLARVFTGWDLDSTGLSKPYSPELMVRPMAQVPSRYETGAKQFLGANIADGTEARAALRTALDTLFAHPNVPPFVSRQLIQRLVTSNPSGAYVRRVAAVFANNGQGVRGDLRAVVRAILLDPTARSATRLQDPSWGKLREPVHRFVHWARAFGATSSAQAWDVGDLSDPGSRLGQSPLRSSSVFNFFRPGYVPPNTALSSQGLVAPEFQITNESTVAGYVNFMQRAVASKNVGDLRLEYGSLLGLAPDGAALVAELQVVLAGGQLSAATVATVVAAVNAMPTKVGADLQNRVYAALTLVLAAPDYIVQK; translated from the coding sequence GTGACAGCACCCCCCTCACTTTCCCTGGACGCCGAACCGGTCTCTGAAACCCGTCCTGTCACAGCCCCACGGCACCTCATAGCAACCCCTGCCATAGTCGCTGCCAGCACGCTGGCGCTCGCTGCCTGCGGCGGGGGAAGCGATGGAGAGGCCAACCCGGACACCGGCGTTCCGGAGCCAGATGGCGCAGGGCCGTCTTTGCCTGACACCCGCAGCCTGGAAGAAACAGCACTCTTTCTGGGCCAGGCCACGCTGGGTGCCGGGCGGGCCGAAATCCAGGCGCTTGCGCGCCGCCCCCTGAACGACTGGCTGACCGAACAATTCGCGCTACCGCCTACGTCCAGCCATGTGGCCTGGCTCTATGCCAACGGCTACGACGCCGAAGAGTTCCGGTACAGCCAGCGCGGTATGGACAACACGGTCTGGCGGGCCTTTATCGGGGGCGCTGACGCCTTGCGCCAGCGGGTGGTGCTGGCCTTGTCGGAAATCTGTGTGGTTTCTGTTTTGGGGGTGGACAGCGCCTGGCGCCAGTTTGCGCTGGGCAACTATCTCGACATTTTGCAAACCCACGCTTTTGGCAATTACCGCCAATTGCTGGAGGCTCTGACGTTGAGCCCCGCAATGGGTTACTACCTCACCTACCGCGGCAACGCCAAGGCCAACCCCAAAACAGGCAGCCAGCCCGACGAAAACTACGCCCGCGAGTTGATGCAGCTTTTCACCATTGGCTTGGTGCAGTTGCAGGACGACGGTACCCCCGTCGTTCGCGGCGGCAACCCTGTGGAAACCTACCGCGGCGAAGATGTGAGCGGCCTGGCACGTGTCTTCACCGGGTGGGACCTTGATAGCACCGGCTTGTCCAAGCCCTACTCTCCGGAGCTGATGGTCCGGCCCATGGCACAAGTGCCTTCGCGCTACGAAACCGGTGCCAAACAGTTCCTAGGCGCCAACATTGCGGATGGCACCGAGGCCCGCGCCGCGTTGCGCACGGCACTCGACACGCTGTTTGCCCACCCCAACGTACCCCCCTTTGTGAGCCGCCAGCTCATCCAGCGGCTCGTTACCAGCAACCCCAGCGGCGCCTATGTGCGCCGGGTAGCGGCCGTGTTTGCCAACAACGGACAGGGCGTGCGGGGCGACTTGCGCGCCGTCGTGCGGGCGATCTTGTTGGACCCAACGGCTCGCAGCGCAACCCGCCTACAAGACCCATCGTGGGGCAAGCTGCGCGAACCCGTGCACCGCTTTGTGCACTGGGCGCGGGCTTTTGGTGCCACTTCGTCCGCCCAGGCCTGGGACGTGGGCGACTTGTCTGATCCTGGTTCACGCTTGGGCCAGAGCCCGCTGCGGTCGTCCTCGGTGTTCAATTTTTTCCGGCCGGGTTATGTGCCGCCCAATACGGCCCTGTCATCCCAGGGACTGGTAGCGCCGGAATTCCAGATCACCAACGAGTCCACCGTGGCGGGCTATGTGAACTTCATGCAACGTGCCGTAGCGAGCAAAAACGTGGGCGACTTGCGCCTGGAATACGGCAGTTTGTTGGGCCTGGCGCCTGACGGCGCCGCATTGGTGGCCGAGCTGCAAGTGGTCCTGGCCGGCGGCCAGCTTTCGGCCGCCACGGTGGCCACGGTGGTGGCCGCCGTCAATGCCATGCCCACCAAGGTCGGCGCCGACCTGCAAAACCGCGTGTACGCCGCGCTGACCCTGGTGCTGGCAGCGCCCGACTACATCGTTCAGAAATGA
- a CDS encoding acyl-CoA thioesterase, with protein MHQTTPPSPVLAPVLHFTEMVLPPLSNHYGTLFAGQALALMSKAAFVTASRHAGHDVVMARCSQVDFLAPVPQGRALELSSQVVRSGRSSMSVQVIGLMPPQRPHTEPVEVLRGMFEMVCVDAQGRPQPLAH; from the coding sequence ATGCACCAAACCACCCCTCCTTCGCCGGTGCTTGCGCCGGTTTTGCACTTCACCGAAATGGTGCTGCCGCCACTGTCCAACCACTACGGCACGCTGTTTGCGGGCCAAGCCCTGGCGCTGATGAGCAAGGCCGCTTTTGTAACGGCCAGCCGCCACGCCGGGCACGACGTGGTGATGGCGCGCTGCAGCCAGGTTGATTTTTTGGCCCCCGTGCCCCAAGGACGCGCGCTGGAGCTATCAAGCCAGGTGGTGCGCAGCGGGCGCAGCTCGATGAGCGTGCAGGTCATCGGCCTGATGCCGCCGCAACGACCGCACACAGAGCCGGTCGAGGTGCTGCGCGGCATGTTCGAGATGGTCTGCGTCGATGCACAAGGCCGCCCGCAGCCGCTTGCGCACTGA